In a genomic window of Rhododendron vialii isolate Sample 1 chromosome 12a, ASM3025357v1:
- the LOC131311556 gene encoding uncharacterized protein LOC131311556 gives MNTITKRFAATSNSTWPSVLQRNQKACKTEENVIRRGQVQFDASTSDSKRPNVIQRVQEACKTQENSGCVDRIKDNIERESATTSDKLEEPQAEKIKREHPKELNPYLKNNGSGYPEVKDGKKAGGDQHMSSSVVGDGGAGWRLKALYHAQEQAAREGWNFKEVVEERWGSMGQLTVSVASRTTASSRAHLHAINNRKRGLTGEHQTIVENHNEKIPGKNTGVDNLRDVSCCRSEMKVPKLHDSLSWGKQKDFGLISSALSSLNEFANDGSSMNEVTRQKDDEPEGSVVSPNREKKVESESIPSASFTVVNEGYFFFFLDQL, from the exons ATGAACACGATTACAAAAAGGTTTGCGGCCACGAGTAATTCAACGTGGCCAAGTGTACTTCAACGCAACCAAAAAGCATGTAAAACAGAAGAAAATGTAATTCGacgtggccaagtgcaattcgacgcgTCCACGAGTGACTCGAagcggccaaatgtaattcAACGCGTCCAAGAagcatgtaaaacacaagagaat AGTGGATGCGTAGACCGAATTAAAGACAAcattgagagagaaagtgcaacGACTTCAGATAAGCTAGAGGAACCTCAGGCTGAGAAG ATAAAGAGAGAACATCCCAAAGAATTGAATCCATATTTGAAGAATAATGGATCTGGTTATCCAGAAGTCAAAGACGGGAAAAAGGCTGGGGGTGACCAACATATGTCTTCTTCTGTTGTTGGAGACGGGGGTGCCGGCTGGAGATTAAAAGCCCTATATCATGCTCAAGAGCAGGCGGCCCGAGAAGGATGGAATTTTAAGGAG GTTGTGGAAGAGCGGTGGGGATCAATGGGTCAACTAACGGTTTCTGTGGCATCTCGTACAACTGCTTCATCTCGTGCTCACCTCCATGCCATAAACAATAGAAAGAGGGGCTTAACGGGGGAACACCAAACAATTGTGGAGAATCACAATGAAAAGATACCTGGCAAG AATACTGGTGTAGATAACCTGCGGGATGTATCTTGTTGTCGTTCAGagatgaaagtgcctaaacttcATGATTCTTTATCTTGGGGCAAGCAGAAGGATTTCGGCCTTATCTCTAGTGCATTGTCAAGCTTAAATGAGTTTGCAAATGATGGAAGCTCTATGAATGAAGTTACTCGTCAGAAGGATGATGAACCTGAAGGTTCTGTTGTCTCTCCAAACAGAGAGAAAAAAGTAGAGTCAGAGTCAATACCTAGTGCATCTTTTACGGTTGTTAACgagggatatttttttttttttttggatcaactTTAA